Proteins found in one Miscanthus floridulus cultivar M001 chromosome 4, ASM1932011v1, whole genome shotgun sequence genomic segment:
- the LOC136548506 gene encoding cullin-1-like: protein MEQGDKKIVGLEEGWTFVATGLAKIRRATDGGGEGLSSEEYMQVFTTVYCMCTQASPHNYSEQLYQRYKEDLDDYIKSNTLSTLAVATGSTRTNLRSSKVLWYVFNELKSSVTRTVLGMIDDEREHKLIDRDLLKNVLAIYVEIGSGGLRIYQVDFEQAYLESTRNYYSRKFQSWNLEYSDDHDYKLNVEECLQNERERVANYLHSSTEQKLNEAVKSELITKNAEPEYKS, encoded by the exons ATGGAGCAGGGCGACAAGAAGATAGTGGGGCTTGAGGAGGGGTGGACCTTTGTGGCCACCGGCTTGGCCAAGATTAGGCGCGCCACcgatggcggcggcgagggctTATCCTCCGAGGAGTACATGCAGGTCTTCAC GACGGTGTACTGCATGTGCACTCAGGCGTCGCCTCACAACTACTCCGAGCAGCTGTACCAACGCTACAAGGAGGATCTGGATGACTACATCAAATCCAAC ACTCTTTCAACACTTGCAGTTGCTACCGGAAGCACTAGAACCAATTTGAGAAGCTCAAAAGTATTGTGGTACGTTTTCAATGAGCTCAAAAGTTCAGTGACAAGGACTGTGCTTGGCATG ATTGACGATGAGAGGGAACACAAGCTTATAGACCGTGACCTCCTCAAGAATGTCCTGGCCATCTATGTCGAAATTGGTTCTGGCGGTTTGCGTATATACCAAGTTGATTTTGAACAGGCATATCTCGAGAGTACTAGAAATTATTATTCAAGGAAGTTCCAATCCTGGAACCTGGAGTACTCAGACGACCATGATTACAAGCTCAAC GTTGAGGAATGTTTACAAAACGAGAGGGAGCGAGTTGCAAACTATTTGCATTCCTCAACTGAACAAAAGTTAAATGAG GCTGTGAAATCAgaattgataacaaagaacgcaGAGCCTGAATACAAGTCTTAA
- the LOC136549692 gene encoding uncharacterized protein, translating into MLSTTASKGPGAARSAPPLFGPYLRRIVKWQQMDIEYTFWQMVHLCTSPKVVYQHTKYHKQTKNQWARDDPAFVVILILFLVFATSAYCAAYGESTSHAALTITSVVFLHFLFAGIVLATLCWFLTNSYLREEPNSHVVEQRVEWLYTFDVHCNSFFPAFVILYVLQYFLSPLLLAHGFFPALLSNLLFVVAISYYHYLNFLGYDVLPFLDRTTFFLYPIGLVIILSPLMILIGFNPTRYFLSLYFG; encoded by the exons ATGCTGTCGACGACCGCGTCCAAGGGGCCCGGGGCCGCCCGCTCCGCCCCGCCGCTCTTCGGCCCCTACCTCCGCCGCATCGTCAAG TGGCAACAAATGGATATTGAATACACATTTTGGCAAATGGTTCATCTCTGTACTTCACCAAAAGTAGT CTATCAGCACACCAAATATCACAAGC AAACAAAGAACCAGtgggctcgggatgatcctgcaTTTGTTGTTATTCTGATTCTTTTCCTCGTGTTTGCAACATCAGCTTACTGTGCAGC GTATGGAGAGAGTACCTCACATGCTGCTCTAACAATCACTTCGGTTGTGTTTCTCCATTTCTTGTTTGCTGGGATAGTTTTGGCCACACTTTGCTG GTTTCTTACAAATTCTTACTTGAGAGAGGAACCTAACAGCCATGTTGTTGAGCAACGTGTGGAGTG GCTCTATACATTTGATGTTCACTGTAACTCGTTCTTTCCTGCGTTTGTCATCCTATATG TGCTGCAGTATTTTCTGTCGCCTCTATTGCTCGCACATGGCTTCTTTCCAGCTTTGTTATCTAATCTACTCTTCGTGGTGGCAATTTCTTATTATCACTACCTGAACTTTCTAGGATATGATG TTCTTCCATTTCTGGATAGAACAACATTCTTCCTGTACCCAATTGGTCTCGTCATCATCCTGTCTCCACTTA TGATACTAATAGGGTTCAATCCGACAAGATACTTTCTAAGCTTGTACTTTGGTTAA